Below is a window of Rattus rattus isolate New Zealand chromosome X, Rrattus_CSIRO_v1, whole genome shotgun sequence DNA.
ATTCATGCACTtctatacaacacacacacacacacacacacacacacacacacacacacacacaccagtatagTAGCTGTTTATAATAAAATCGCTGGGAAAAACCTTAAGATAATGTTTGTGGGGCCAACCAGGGTCTGCCCTTTGAAGCTTGCAAGTACTGCTTGGGGACAAGGCCACACAGGTGTACAGCTGTTTATGGTGGAAGCTCTCTCTAGGCTGCACTTCCATAGAACCCCCAATCCTGAGGATGTCCAGAGGGCTAACTCATCCTTGGTCCCATTCCTCAGTGAAACCATATCTTTAGTGACCTCAGACCTCCACAAGGTCTCGCCTGCTTTAGCCGTGGCTATCCCCTATTCTGGTATTGTATGGATCATTTGATATTGGACAGGAGGACAGACAGGCGCAGGGTGTTAGAATTCTCCTATGGTAAATCCAAAGAGAAAACATgcaaagtcaaaaaaaaaaaaacatattgcaGCCTGCTCCTTTTTAGCTAGGCACTATACTCTTCTAGGTGTACAACTGTCAAACAGGGTTTCACCTTGTCTTTTCGCAAGTGTCTCAAGGCAACAGTACTCTGATGGCCATTCTCAAGTGAGGAAACAGACTTAGAGGGCGTTAAGAACTAagctcccggggttggggatttagctcagtggtagagcgcttgcctagcaagtgcaaggccctgggtttggtccccagctctgaaaaaaagaaaaaaaaaaaaaaccaaaaaccaaaaactaagcTCGCTGACACTAGGCAGGCCTCTTTATTCCTAACTACTCATTATTATCGTCTGTGGCTCTGGGGCCCTACTCCAGTCCAAACGCAGCAGAGAATCCCTTGAGAATGTCAGAGCACTAGTGTGCCTGAAGCTCCCTGGGTGATTGATGGCGCAACTGAGATTGATTCCTCCTGGCCTGTAGTCTTTGTTTTGTGGCTTGAAGGTGTCAAGGTCTGACGCCCAGAGGATTAGACAGGAGATAGGATGACACAGAGCCAGCTTGGATTATAAAGGACATCAAACTTCTTTAGGCCAACCAGGTAGCATTATTTAGtcagtctctctccctttctctctgtctctgtctctgtctctgtctctgtctctgtctctgtctttccctctccctctccctctccctccctctccctctccctctcattctaTCCCCTCCTtacccccctttctccctctttcctgtctgagacaagatctcaggtATTctgggctggccttggactcactgtCTTTGAATTCCTCTGTCCTCCTGCTTTCAAAAACGTGTGTacaaccatgcccagcttctgAGGATGAGACCGAGGACTTGGTAAGATCCCTACCAACCGAGCTATAGTCCTAGGCCTCCAAAAGATGTCCTTGGGTCACAAGTGAACCACACAATCTCAGCGGCTGGACAAGCCCTCCCAGGTCACTGCCACTGTAGATGTTTAGTTTACTCCTAACTGGCACACAGAGTGTGTGGGAAGCAAAGCAGGAGAGTGAATAAAAGGTAAATGGAAAGAGTAAACTGCCACAACCAGTGCCAGGGAGACGGTAACaagattttccttcttttctgcctGTTCCCTATAGCCCACGGCCATGGGAAAGTGTTTGACACATTTGCCTttatgagaaacaaagaaaaaaaaaccttacagatTGAAGAACCTGGGAAGGCTAGAGTGGTGGGTACACATGTATAATTTCGGCATgtgggaagtaaaggcaggaagatcaaggtcAGGCTTAAACTACATAGCAAGTGTTCATcgtttcaagccagcctgggctacatgaaaccttgcACCCTGAAAGCAAACCAATCAGGTCTAAGCGATAAGCAAAGGTCCATTAAAaccctgttttttgttgttcagATCCTGTTCCTCCTTCTGATAGTCTGACCCTGTCTGGTAGGCTGGAGGGAAGTCGGGGCTTGAGTGCTCAGATCTCTCAATCCACCAGCCCACAAAATGCCTTCCCTGGCAGGCCAAAGCTTTTAAAATGCACTTTGAAAGTATGCTTGTTAAAAATACTCCACTCCGGGAGTGGACTCCTAGACACTGCATTCTTAATAAGCTTCCCTAATGATTCAGCCACACCAGGTGTCATTGTTTGGCTCAGAAAAGCACCCATACAGAAAAGCTCTCCTGAAAACCGGCATGATTTTAACAGACGGCAAGGCTTGAGCACTTGAGAAAGTACAAATGCTGTCGTCTCCAGCCCGGCCGCACTCACACGCACTTaaaggtagaaaggaaactgagcCATCCTGGCGTGAAGCCTGTGGCTCTCCTGTCTATGTCTGATTTCAGACAGGGGGAGGGTATAGCCATTTctgaagaaagtgtgtgtgtgtgtgtgtgtgtgtgtgtgtgtgtgtgtgtgtgtgtgtgtgtgcgtgcgtgtgtaaaATAGAACCATGTGCATGATACAGAAACACACTACCACTGATCTATAGTCCCAGACTATTTTGCTGAATTTGGGAACCTCGACCTCAAAGAAGACTCAAACATTCCCTGTTAGCTAATGTTCCAGGTAAAGATGCCACAAACCAACCTCTTTTTCTTGAATTCAGATCCACACACACGGAGGACATAATTTCATTTGCCTTGTTTGGAACTTATCATTGTCAAATTGGAATGTAGGTTGTCCACTGGCAAGATAACCCAATGctgttctgtttgttgttgttgttgttgtttcaataTCTTTGGCGTAAGCAAATCAGCTTTATTCTTCTACAGCAGGGTTCAGCTAGCCAATGCTTGCTAGTCAAACTCAACTGCTTTCCTAAATACACTTTCCcctatttattatctatgtatctatgtatctgtctatttatttatcacttattcacattacatctcactgccttccttccagtgcctcctccccttctcctctccccttctcctctgagcaggtgggctCCCCTGGCATCCCccccaccctgacacatcaagtgaGGCTAGGTGTTTCCTCTCCCATCTATACTAGACACGGCAGTCCTCTAAAAGAACATATTccacgtacaggcaacagcttttatgATAGCTCCCACTTCAGTCGTTAGAGAGCCACGTAAAAACCAAGCcccacatctgctacatatgtgcagaaaGGCCTAGCtgcagcctgtgtatgctctttgactggtggttcagtctctgagagccccaagggtttaggttagttgactctgttggttttcctgtggagttcctatcccctttggtgCCGGCAATctttcctattcttccataagaagctccctccactgtttggctgtgggtgtctgcatctgtctgagtcagctgctgggtagaacctctcagaggacagccatgctaggctcttgtgtgcaagcataacagagcatcatacAAGACTCAGGGATTGGtgcatgggatgggtctcaagttgggcctgtcaatGTTGACAGTTTTCTCAGTCTCCACTCCATCCccagtccctgcatttcttgtagacaggatacattttggattgaaagttctgtgggtgggttggtgtccctattgctccactaGGGTTCCTgcatggctacaggaggtagcgttttcaggttccatattcccaatactctgagtcacagctaaggtcatgtCCCCATTGATTTTTGgacacctcccttatcccaggccTCTGTCTCGTTCTAGAGATGCCCCCACCCACAATGCTGGTTTCAGTGAGAGTACTTAGTCACAAAGGGAAGGGAGCAGCAGGCAACTAGCCTATAAGGACTGCTTTGTCTGTCCCCATTTAGAAGAAAGCAGCCTCCTTCAGCTGTTGCCTATTCAGTCATCCTTTTTCTTCAGACAGTGAGAAAAGGACAATTTACAAGTAAGAAGTCAGTCTCAGTATATAATTGCCATTTTCCTGCTCACCGTTGTCTTATTCCCGTAATTGGCATCATCTGCTAGCCAAGAACAATTAGAGACCCTAATGTTCTTATGAAGCACAGTTCAACCTGTGATAACGAGGGAACTAAAACCGGACGCCTGGCATTTCGCTATGCTATTTCACTACATACCTCTTGGCATTTTGGTCTCTAAGTTGATGAGGGAGGTGGATgcatttttcacacacacacccccctcaaTGAGGTTACCATAGAACCTGCTCCCCCAACCTCCACTTTTATGACTGTTGAGTGAATATCTCTATGGAATTCCCTTTACTCCAGTTCAGCTTCATCCCATGTGAGCACTTAATAGTGGCAGGTCCGGCTCTCTGCATCCAGCACCATGCTGAGAAATGAAATGTTCGCCACCTGCAAAGTGCCTATGTTTCTTGCTTTGTCCTTTAAGCCATTTCCTGTTGAAGTTCTAGGATAAGGAGgggttcatttcttcttttggattttgGGAAGAGACCTCAATACTTTTTCAGAGCAGCCCAGAGGAGCTGGgactccacatacatacatatgccacCACTCTGGCTAGAGATTGGGGTGTTTGAGAGTATGCTGTTTTTCCTCCCCAGAATGCCCATATCACAAGCCCCTGGGTTTCGAGTCAGGGGAAGTCACACCAGATCAGATCACTTGCTCCAACCCAGAGCAGTATGTGGGCTGGTATTCCTCATGGACTGCAAACAAGGCCCGGCTCAACAGTCAAGGTTTTGGGTAAGTAGGGCAGGCAGCCCAGGTAGAgtcattcttatatttttaaagatgtgctTTGAAAAATTAGGTCTGTCTCCTAAACGGATGACACAGAAAGCATTTATTCAACAGCCCCTGACCGAGTGCCTGGTTGTGCCAAGGACTGGGTGTACAGTAGTGGCAGGGTGGGTGAATCCCTTGGCCTTAGAGGCACACagtgaagagaggagacagactgtaatgcatccctgcatccctgctcAAGGGATGGACACTGTTGGGAAGATGGCCAGTTAAACGTGCCAGGGAAGTCTTTcctaaggaaaagaaatgggaatCAGGCTATGTCTGAAGGCTAAGAGTTGGGATGATATCCTTGATGCTAGTAACCCCTCAAAACTCAGCACCTGTTGGCTTTTCACAGCCAAATGTATAGATGACTCCTGATAATTTGACGTGTTCCTGGCAGGTGTGCTTGGCTTTCCAAGTATCAGGACAGTAGCCAGTGGTTACAGATAGATTTGAAGGAGATCAAGGTGATTTCGGGGATCCTTACCCAAGGACGCTGTGACATAGATGAGTGGATGACCAAGTACAGTGTGCAATATAGGACTGATGAACGCCTGAACTGGATTTACTATAAGGATCAGACTGGAAACAATCGGGTAAGTGGAGGTCACTCCAAGTCAGCTTCAGCTCACAACCCCTGAGGCTCGCCCCATCCCTATGCTCCCGCTGTCCATGTCTCTGTCAGAGCACTGACCCCTCTGCATGTTGGGACATCTGTGTTCCTTCTTCACCATACATTCGCTCTTTTTCCAGATGTGGTCTGTGAGACTAGCAGTTTGTAAATTAATGTTGGTcttttgtgcaaaaaaaaaaaaaaaagtatttttctagTTCTCAGAATTGGCATATAGTCTCTTGAATACTACTCTGGCAATTTGGACAGTTCCAAACTCACTCAAACGTTGACTGTGGGGCTCCATGGGCCTGGTTCACCTGTTATCACTTACTTGTACAGTTAATGGTTGCTTCTTACTATTGACTGAGACTGACAGCTTCAAACCTTTTGGAAGCCCAGCAAGTGAGCCActttgaggctagagagatggctctgtggttaagaacacatactgtCTTGCAGAGAACCACAATCCAGTTCCCAGTATTCAGATTACAACAttctataaccccagttccaagaGATCAGATGCTCTGACTTCCAAGGACTTCTGCACTCCCTTATACATGGCCAGACACAGACGCACATAGATAtgcataataataaaagaaatactaaaaacagGTTTGAAAATGTTAGTAATGGGTAATAGTAACATACATTAATACTAATAGCCTAAATGGCCCTTTAAAAGATGGTGCCCGTCCAGACACACTCTATTAATCCTTGAGGACTGAGTTCTATCTAGATCTTCACTATGAACTAACACGTTAAGCTCCTGGATATCTTTGTGATCcataaaaaaatgaattgaaaactCACTTAGCTGTTTGAAAatggtaccttttttttttcacaacagCAAGGAATTCTTCAGGCTACTTCCCACGTGTGTCCTCTCGGTGTGCAGCATAGACTGGGCCTCATCCTTTTGGCTcactctcccaaatgctgggattacaggcacatttCCCCACATCCAGGTCTCCTAAGCCTATTCTTGACATTTAATCAAGTTGAGTAGGCATGTGTGACTAATAGTCAGAAGGCCTTATAGTCCAAGGTGACAACTTGCACAGTAAGACGTTCATGGGTTGAGGTCTGAGGTTTTGAGGAGTTTGACACAATGGGAAAACCattttgatgctttttttttttttggagacattttTCATGCATCCCATGCTGGTCTCCAACTTGCTATGTGGCTCAAGACAACCCTAAAgttctgaccctcctgtctctgtccatcttgagtgctgggattgtagtaTGTCCCATCATCAGTTTCCATActgctggggatcagaactcagcTTTCATCCTTGTCAGTCAAGCACACTACCAACTGGGCCACATGTCCAGCACCTCAAACTTTCACTTTCTGGCCGTTACTAAAGTTGCATTTTCCAAAAGACATTAGACTTCATTTTCCAGCCTTGTGCTTTGAAGGCCTTGATGGTGCTCTGAAGGAGGCACTCCACTCCATTCATGAGGCCTCAGGTCGGATTTCAGGAACCCCCGTCTTCACCTGCTTCTGAGTTGAATACACTCAAGGACAAAGAGCATGAGAGGGCAGCTCGTGCCCTGTTGCTAGGGAGAAAGGCAAGATGGATAAACAAGGTACACCTGTTTTGTGGATGGCTAAAGCGAAGTGCAGCCATTAAACGATTTTAGGAGAAAGTTAGAGGAGGAAATGAAATGCTCTATGTCACAGAGCAGAACACTGTGACCCCGGAAAGAGTGCTAACAGTGATTTCTTCAGAACTACTGTCAAGCGTCTGCGACATCTTACATTGCCTCCTGAAAAACATTAAAGCCTTTTATCTCTTTATGTCAACACTACCTTCTCCTTTccagaattttccttctagtttttgcctgtttgttaaaatatattttttccaggCCTAAAAGGTACTTGTCACTTgtatcaaaggaaataaaatatacacattcaaGCTATGGCTTCCAACTTCAGAGCCAGACACAAGATTTGACTTGCGTACAACTCGGATATCTTTGGACCATATGAACAGCTATCTTGTATGCTATGGACCCTTTCAAAACCTCTGTCAAAGTGCAAaggatagaaatgaaaaattggttaaaaaaaaagtcaagatgcATATTCTAGCAACCATCCAATAGGATTATCTGTCAGGACAGAAAGCAGCTAATGAGCAGTTTAATTGAGAGCTGGGCATATGATGTTGTGGTAGACTGCTTGCTTAGCACATACAAGAACATGGcaccacaggcatacacacacacacacacacacacacacacacacacacacacacacaagctctagTCAGaagtcatttttccttttccttcctctattgTGATACTGACcaggttttctctttctgtttaggTTTTCTATGGAAACTCTGACCGGAGTTCTACAGTCCAGAACTTACTGAGGCCCCCCATTATTTCGCGCTTCATCCGACTGATCCCTCTAGGCTGGCATGTCCGAATTGCCATCCGGATGGAGCTGCTTGAGTGTGCCAGCAAGTGTGCCTGATGCCTAGTTCAGCTCAGTCCTGCCACTTGCAGGGAAAGCTTGGGGGAGGGTCACCTTGAAATACCATTTTGATGAATGGGGCTAGATCTTATAAGCACTTTACAAATGTAGATCTGGTAgacaatattttactttttaaaagatagtttcAAATTTcaacaagagagacagagggagagggagagagggagagagggagagagggagaaagagagagagggagagagggagaaagagagagagggagagagggagagagagagaggcttttcCTCAACTCAGCGCCAAAGAAAATAAGAGCAAAGAAAATATCCCTCAAACCAATTTTCTTACACAAACCCAAATAGCAGGGGTAATTTGCACTTCTGGCTCcgtgtctttttctctttgtctcagtGATACTGTCAAAGGTACAGCCCCAGGGGACCACAAAGCAGCTCTGata
It encodes the following:
- the Rs1 gene encoding retinoschisin, whose protein sequence is MPRKIEGFFLLLLFGYEATLGLSSTEDEGEDPWYQKACKCDCQGGANALWSAGAASLDCIPECPYHKPLGFESGEVTPDQITCSNPEQYVGWYSSWTANKARLNSQGFGCAWLSKYQDSSQWLQIDLKEIKVISGILTQGRCDIDEWMTKYSVQYRTDERLNWIYYKDQTGNNRVFYGNSDRSSTVQNLLRPPIISRFIRLIPLGWHVRIAIRMELLECASKCA